CGCCGTCTGTAGAAATACGTCCGTTTTTACCATTTAAATTGGAACCAGCGTTGTCGCTTCATACGAAGGTTGCTCATATTAAGCAAGTGATTAAAGGGGATGGGATTAGTTATAATGTCACTTACCGAACGAGAACTGAAGAATGGATTGCGACAGTTGCGATTGGATATGCGGATGGCTGGCTTAGAAGGTTGCAAGGATTTAAAGTGCTTGTAAATGGTGAAAGAGTACCGATTGTAGGGCGAGTAACAATGGATCAATTCATGATACATCTTCCTTGTGAAGTGCCACTTGGTACGAAAGTTACACTCATTGGAAGACAAGGCGATGAGTATATTAGTGTTACCGAGGTTGCTGAATATTCCGGGACTATTAATTATGAAATTATCGCAACGATAAGTTTCCGTGTGCCGAGAATATTTATACGACATGGTAAGGTTGTAGAAGTAATCAATTATTTGAACAATATATAAAAGAAGGTATTATTACTCAGCGTCTCGCCATTTGTAGGAGTTTCACTAATGAAGAATAGGCTCTTTGTTTGCTGGGGAGCTTCTTTTTATAATTGTTATTAATATAAGTTAACAATGAAATATTACTGAAGGATTGCTTTATTTCTTGTTTGAAAGAGATAAAAAGTAAAAGAAGATGAATGTTTTGTTTATGAATTGGAAAACATAAGCAGGGAATAAGGAAGTCTTTGCAACAGGCTCCATACAATGGTATTATTACAATAGGTGTCATATATATATTTGGGTGTGTAGTTGACGGTGGAGGTGTATTTTTGTGTCCGAATCAAGTGTAACTACTGAAATCGTGGTTCGGTTGCCAAAGCAAATGGTAACGGAATTGGACGGAATTGGAAAACAAGAGAATAAGAATCGCCATGAACTAATTTGCCAGGCAACACAACTGTTATTGCGTCAACATAAGACGAAGAAACGCTACCAACATGAATCAATGCGACGTGGGTACATTGAAATGGGAAAAATTAATCTTGGTATTGCATCTGAAGCTTTCTTAGCAGAGTATGAAGCAGCTCATACAGTAGAACGCTTAGTTAGCGGGGGGTAATATTTTGATTGTAAAACGCGGCGACGTGTATTTTGCAGACCTTTCCCCAGTTGTTGGTTCTGAGCAAGGAGGCGTTCGTCCGGTTCTTGTCATTCAAAATGACATCGGAAATCGTTTTAGTCCGACTGTGATTGTAGCGGCTATTACTGCACAGATTCAAAAAGCGAAATTACCCACTCATGTGGAAATTGATGCGAAAAAGTACGGTTTTGAGAGAGATTCTGTTATTTTACTTGAGCAGATTCGAACAATCGATAAGCAACGCTTAACGGACAAAATCACTCATTTGGATGAAGTGATGATGAGTCGTGTAGATGAAGCGTTACAAATTAGTTTAGGACTAATAGATTTTTAAATCGGCAGTTTAAGTTGCTCTCTTTACAGGGCAACTTTTTTTTATTATAGAGGAGGTTACGGTTGGATATGGAAATGGTAGATAATCGACAAGGGTTAATGAAAATGTTAGTGAAAGAATTAGGCTTTACAGAAAAGCAAGTTCGTCATGTTATTCAATTAACAGAAGAAGGTAACACAGTTCCATTTATCGCTCGTTACCGAAAAGAATGGACAGGATCTCTAGATGAGGTGCAAATTCGTGCAATCTTAGAAAGATGGCAATATATGATGCAATTAGAAGATAGGAAAGAAGAGGTTCTTCGTCTTATTGGTGAAAAAGGGAAATTAACCGAAGAATTGCGTCGTCATATTGTTGCTGCAACAAAACTTCAGGAAGTAGAAGATTTATATCGTCCTTATAAAGAAAAAAGAAGAACGAAAGCTACAATCGCTAAAGAAAAGGGATTAGAACCGTTAGCTGAGTGGTTATTGTTATATAAAAAAGAAAATCCAGCAGAGAAGGCTATGGAATTTGTTGATGGAGAAAAAGAAGTGGAATCTGCAGAAGACGCGTTGCAAGGTGCGCAAGATATTATTGCGGAACTTGTTTCGGATAATGCATCATATCGTAGTTGGATTCGGAATACTACTTTCCGAAAAGGGATTATGTCTTCATCTGTAAAAGATAAAGAAAAAGATGAAAAGAATATATACGAAATGTATTATGACTATGAAGAACCGTTGCAAAAAGTAGTGCCTCATCGAGTGTTAGCGATGAACCGTGGTGAAAAGGAAGATGTATTAAGAGTTGCTGTTGTTACACCGACTGAGGAAATCAATCAGTTTTTACATAAAAAAATGATTCGTGATGAAGCTTCTAAAAGTGCGCGCTATGTACAATTAGCGATTGAAGATGGATATAAACGCTTAATTCAACCTTCAATAGAAAGAGAAATTCGTAAAGAATTAACAGAAACCGCTGAAGAACAAGCGATTCATATTTTCTCTGAGAATTTACGTAATTTATTATTACAGCCTCCAATGAAAGGGAAAGTTGTGCTAGCGGTAGATCCGGCATATAGAACAGGTTGTAAATTATCAGTAGTAGATGATACAGGGAAAGTTCTTAACATAGATGTTATTTATCCGCATCCACCTGTTCGTAAATATGAGGATGCAAAAAAGAAAGTTCTTTCAATTATAGATAAATATGAAGTTGAAATGATAGCAATTGGAAATGGTACAGCTTCCAGAGAAACGGAAGAATTTATAGTAGATGTCTTGCAAAATGTAAAACGGGATGTATTTTATATTATTGTAAATGAAGCGGGGGCTAGTGTATATTCAGCATCTGATTTAGCTCGTGAGGAGTTCCCGGATTTACAGGTTGAAGAAAGAAGTGCCGTTTCTATTGGGAGACGTCTACAAGATCCGCTTGCGGAGCTAGTGAAAATTGACCCTAAATCTGTAGGGGTAGGACAATATCAACATGATGTATCACAAAAAAGATTAAATGAATCGTTAACATTTGTGGTAGAGACAGCTGTTAACCAAGTTGGTGTTAATGTAAATACAGCTTCAGTTGCGTTGTTACAATATGTTTCAGGATTATCAAAAACGGTCGCAAAAAATATTGTAGCTAAGCGTGAGGAAGATGGGAAATTTACGAAGCGTACTGAATTAAAGAAAATTCCTCGTTTAGGTGCGAAAACATATGAACAATGTATTGGATTTTTACGTATATTAGAAGGGGCCAATCCGTTAGATCGCACAGGGATTCATCCAGAACAATATAAAAATGTTGAATTGCTATTAAAAAGTCTAGGGTTATCAAAGAATGATGTAGGTAAACCGAACTTGCAGAAGAGTTTAGAGGGAGTAGATGTTTCTAAATTATCTCAAGAGACAGAGATTGGCGAGCCGACTTTGGTTGATATTATCGATGCTTTAATTAGTCCAGAACGAGATATGAGGGATGAGTTGCCAAAACCACTTCTGAAAAAAGGGATTTTGAAATTAGAAGATTTAAAGCGTGGTATGGAGTTAGAGGGGACGGTTCGTAATGTTGTTGATTTCGGTGCCTTTGTTGATATAGGTGTAAAGCAAGATGGCTTAGTGCATATTTCTAAACTCAGCAAACAGTTTGTAAAGCATCCATTAGATGTTGTATCCGTGGGGCAAATTGTAAAAATATGGGTAGATGATATTGATACAAAAAAAGGTCGTGTTGCATTATCGATGTTACCAATTGAATAGTAAGTAAAGAGAGCAGATGAAACTGCTCTCTTTTTATGGATAGGGAAGTTTCGTTGATTATGAGCTTTGATGTATTTTACTATAATAAAACCAGCATTCATTTAGTAATTTGATTTGATACCGGTTTTTTTCGAAGTATGCACGTTGCATTTGTTTCTTTAGCCACGTAGGCATAGGAATCCCTCCTTGTTTAATCCTGCTCTCAAACATCTCTTCTTAATTAGTTAAAGAAATATTGATGAGAGGTTGGTGAGTGGATTTCTATCAATGCTTTATTTTTAGAAATCACGCTTCTTGAATGAGGATGGGTATATGTACTATTTAATATATGTATAGGAAGGGAGAAAAGTGTAAAAATATTTTTTGTTTAGGGGGAATGAGAATGGATGAGCAAGAAATTCAGAGGTTAGTGGAGGAGGTATCGTTACAATACTTTGGGATGCCGTTTTTACATAAAGCGATGTTTAATAGTAGGTTACGTACAACTGGTGGGCGCTATCTATTGAATACTCATAATATAGAACTGAATTATCGATATTACGAAATGTATGGCAAAGAAGATTTAGTCGGGATTGTTAAACATGAACTTTGTCATTATCACTTACATATCACAGGAAAAGGGTATAAGCACCGAGATAGAGATTTTCGTGAGTTATTAAAGAAAGTGGAGGCACCCCGTTTTTGTAAACGAATGATTAATGAAGAGAAGAAGGAACCGAAAGTTTATACGTATGAATGTACGGGATGCTCACTTCAATATGTAAGAAGGCGTCAAATAAATACACAAAGATATGTATGTGGAAAGTGTAAAGGGCAACTAAAACTGGTAGTGAAAACATCTTGACAGTGAAAACGCAATCCAGTATATTATAAACATGTCACGTTTGCACAAGATGTTGTGAAAAAACCTCTTGACTTACGGTGATAATTTTTATAAGATACAAATTGTCTTCATTATTCCGCAGTAGCTCAGTGGTAGAGCTATCGGCTGTTAACCGATCGGTCGTAGGTTCGAGTCCTACCTGCGGAGCCATACAGAGAAGTACCCAAGTGGCTCAAGGGGCTCCCCTGCTAAGGGAGTAGATCGCTAACGCGGTGCGAGGGTTCGAATCCCTTCTTCTCTGCCATACATATTGGCCCGTTGGTCAAGTGGTTAAGACACCGCCCTTTCACGGCGGTAACACGGGTTCGAATCCCGTACGGGTCACCACTTCGGAGGATTAGCTCAGCTGGGAGAGCACCTGCCTTACAAGCAGGGGGTCGGCGGTTCGATCCCGTCATCCTCCACCATATAAATTATATAAGTAATATTATCGCGGGGTGGAGCAGTACGGTAGCTCGTCGGGCTCATAACCCGAAGGTCGCAGGTTCAAATCCTGTCCCCGCAACCAAATGGTCCCGTGGTGTAGTGGTTAACATGCCTGCCTGTCACGCAGGAGATCGCCGGTTCGACCCCGGTCGGGACCGCCATTTTAACTTCTGCTATATAGCAGTTGTTTTTTATTGGACATTATGGTACAATAACATTTGTCTTTGAAAAGAAGATAATTATTTCGATGGGCTATAGCCAAGCGGTAAGGCAACGGACTTTGACTCCGTCATGCGCTGGTTCGAATCCAGCTAGCCCAGCCATTTACGAGCCATTAGCTCAGTTGGTAGAGCATCTGACTTTTAATCAGAGGGTCGAAGGTTCGAATCCTTCATGGCTCACTTTTGTTTTTTCCGCGCGGTCGTGGCGGAACGGCAGACGCGCTAGGTTGAGGGCCTAGTGGGGGAAACCCCGTGGAGGTTCAAGTCCTCTCGGCCGCATCAAAAATCTTTTTAAAAAAAGTACTTGCATTTGAAAATGTAGTATGATAAGATAATTGAGTCGCCAAAAGACAACGAAGAAAAAAAATCATGAATAAGCGCCCGTAGCTCAATTGGATAGAGCGTTTGACTACGGATCAAGAGGTTAGGGGTTCGACTCCTCTCGGGCGCGCCATAACGGGAAGTGGCTCAGCTTGGTAGAGCACCTGGTTTGGGACCAGGGGGTCGCAGGTTCAAATCCTGTCTTCCCGACCACGCGGGTGTAGTTTAGTGGTAAAACAAGAGCCTTCCAAGCTCTGGTCGAGAGTTCGATTCTCTTCACCCGCTTTTAGTTCTTTGAAAACTGAACGAAACAAACAACGTGAACGTCAATTTTTATTTTTAGATGCTAGACAAACTAACTTTATTGGAGAGTTTGATCCTGGCTCAGGATGAACGCTGGCGGCGTGCCTAATACATGCAAGTCGAGCGAATGGATTAAGAGCTTGCTCTTATGAAGTTAGCGGCGGACGGGTGAGTAACACGTGGGTAACCTGCCCATAAGACTGGGATAACTCCGGGAAACCGGGGCTAATACCGGATAATATTTTGAACTGCATGGTTCGAAATTGAAAGGCGGCTTCGGCTGTCACTTATGGATGGACCCGCGTCGCATTAGCTAGTTGGTGAGGTAACGGCTCACCAAGGCAACGATGCGTAGCCGACCTGAGAGGGTGATCGGCCACACTGGGACTGAGACACGGCCCAGACTCCTACGGGAGGCAGCAGTAGGGAATCTTCCGCAATGGACGAAAGTCTGACGGAGCAACGCCGCGTGAGTGATGAAGGCTTTCGGGTCGTAAAACTCTGTTGTTAGGGAAGAACAAGTGCTAGTTGAATAAGCTGGCACCTTGACGGTACCTAACCAGAAAGCCACGGCTAACTACGTGCCAGCAGCCGCGGTAATACGTAGGTGGCAAGCGTTATCCGGAATTATTGGGCGTAAAGCGCGCGCAGGTGGTTTCTTAAGTCTGATGTGAAAGCCCACGGCTCAACCGTGGAGGGTCATTGGAAACTGGGAGACTTGAGTGCAGAAGAGGAAAGTGGAATTCCATGTGTAGCGGTGAAATGCGTAGAGATATGGAGGAACACCAGTGGCGAAGGCGACTTTCTGGTCTGTAACTGACACTGAGGCGCGAAAGCGTGGGGAGCAAACAGGATTAGATACCCTGGTAGTCCACGCCGTAAACGATGAGTGCTAAGTGTTAGAGGGTTTCCGCCCTTTAGTGCTGAAGTTAACGCATTAAGCACTCCGCCTGGGGAGTACGGCCGCAAGGCTGAAACTCAAAGGAATTGACGGGGGCCCGCACAAGCGGTGGAGCATGTGGTTTAATTCGAAGCAACGCGAAGAACCTTACCAGGTCTTGACATCCTCTGAAAACCCTAGAGATAGGGCTTCTCCTTCGGGAGCAGAGTGACAGGTGGTGCATGGTTGTCGTCAGCTCGTGTCGTGAGATGTTGGGTTAAGTCCCGCAACGAGCGCAACCCTTGATCTTAGTTGCCATCATTAAGTTGGGCACTCTAAGGTGACTGCCGGTGACAAACCGGAGGAAGGTGGGGATGACGTCAAATCATCATGCCCCTTATGACCTGGGCTACACACGTGCTACAATGGACGGTACAAAGAGCTGCAAGACCGCGAGGTGGAGCTAATCTCATAAAACCGTTCTCAGTTCGGATTGTAGGCTGCAACTCGCCTACATGAAGCTGGAATCGCTAGTAATCGCGGATCAGCATGCCGCGGTGAATACGTTCCCGGGCCTTGTACACACCGCCCGTCACACCACGAGAGTTTGTAACACCCGAAGTCGGTGGGGTAACCTTTATGGAGCCAGCCGCCTAAGGTGGGACAGATGATTGGGGTGAAGTCGTAACAAGGTAGCCGTATCGGAAGGTGCGGCTGGATCACCTCCTTTCTATGGAGAATTGATGAACGCAGTTCATCAATAAACGTTGACTTGTTTCGTTTCGTTCAGTTTTGAGAGAACTATCTCTCAAGTTTAAATGTATGTTCTTTGAAAACTAGATAACAGTGTAGCTCATATTTTTTAATTTTAGTTTGGTTAAGTTAGAAAGGGCGCACGGTGGATGCCTTGACACTAGGAGTCGATGAAGGACGGGACTAACGCCGATATGCTTCGGGGAGCTGTAAGTAAGCTTTGATCCGAAGATTTCCGAATGGGGAAACCCACTATACGTAATGGTATGGTATCCTTACCTGAATACATAGGGTATGGAAGACAGACCCAGGGAACTGAAACATCTAAGTACCTGGAGGAAGAGAAAGCAAATGCGATTTCCTGAGTAGCGGCGAGCGAAACGGAATCTAGCCCAAACCAAGAGGCTTGCCTCTTGGGTTGTAGGACATTCTATACGGAGTTACAAAGGAACGAGGTAGACGAAGCGATCTGGAAAGGTCCGTCGTAGAGGGTAACAACCCCGTAGTCGAAACTTCGTTCTCTCTTGAATGTATCCTGAGTACGGCGGAACACGTGAAATTCCGTCGGAATCTGGGAGGACCATCTCCCAAGGCTAAATACTCCCTAGTGATCGATAGTGAACCAGTACCGTGAGGGAAAGGTGAAAAGCACCCCGGAAGGGGAGTGAAAGAGATCCTGAAACCGTGTGCCTACAAATAGTCAGAGCCCGTTAATGGGTGATGGCGTGCCTTTTGTAGAATGAACCGGCGAGTTACGATCCCGTGCAAGGTTAAGTTGAAGAGACGGAGCCGCAGCGAAAGCGAGTCTGAATAGGGCGTTTAGTACGTGGTCGTAGACCCGAAACCAGGTGATCTACCCATGTCCAGGGTGAAGTTCAGGTAACACTGAATGGAGGCCCGAACCCACGCACGTTGAAAAGTGCGGGGATGAGGTGTGGGTAGCGGAGAAATTCCAATCGAACCTGGAGATAGCTGGTTCTCCCCGAAATAGCTTTAGGGCTAGCCTTAAGTGTAAGAGTCTTGGAGGTAGAGCACTGATTGAACTAGGGGTCCTCATCGGATTACCGAATTCAGTCAAACTCCGAATGCCAATGACTTATCCTTAGGAGTCAGACTGCGAGTGATAAGATCCGTAGTCAAGAGGGAAACAGCCCAGATCGCCAGCTAAGGTCCCAAAGTGTGTATTAAGTGGAAAAGGATGTGGAGTTGCTTAGACAACTAGGATGTTGGCTTAGAAGCAGCCACCATTTAAAGAGTGCGTAATAGCTCACTAGTCGAGTGACTCTGCGCCGAAAATGTACCGGGGCTAAATACACCACCGAAGCTGCGAATTGATACCAATGGTATCAGTGGTAGGGGAGCGTTCTAAGTGCAGTGAAGTCAGACCGGAAGGACTGGTGGAGCGCTTAGAAGTGAGAATGCCGGTATGAGTAGCGAAAGACGGGTGAGAATCCCGTCCACCGAATGCCTAAGGTTTCCTGAGGAAGGCTCGTCCGCTCAGGGTTAGTCAGGACCTAAGCCGAGGCCGACAGGCGTAGGCGATGGACAACAGGTTGATATTCCTGTACCACCTCTTTATCGTTTGAGCAATGGAGGGACGCAGAAGGATAGAAGAAGCGTGCGATTGGTTGTGCACGTCCAAGCAGTTAGGCTGATAAGTAGGCAAATCCGCTTATCGTGAAGGCTGAGCTGTGATGGGGAAGCTCCTTATGGAGCGAAGTCTTTGATTCCCCGCTGCCAAGAAAAGCTTCTAGCGAGATAAAAGGTGCCTGTACCGCAAACCGACACAGGTAGGCGAGGAGAGAATCCTAAGGTGTGCGAGAGAACTCTGGTTAAGGAACTCGGCAAAATGACCCCGTAACTTCGGGAGAAGGGGTGCTTTCTTAACGGAAAGCCGCAGTGAATAGGCCCAAGCGACTGTTTAGCAAAAACACAGGTCTCTGCGAAGCCGTAAGGCGAAGTATAGGGGCTGACACCTGCCCGGTGCTGGAAGGTTAAGGAGAGGGGTTAGCGTAAGCGAAGCTCTGAACTGAAGCCCCAGTAAACGGCGGCCGTAACTATAACGGTCCTAAGGTAGCGAAATTCCTTGTCGGGTAAGTTCCGACCCGCACGAAAGGTGTAACGATTTGGGCACTGTCTCAACCAGAGACTCGGTGAAATTATAGTACCTGTGAAGATGCAGGTTACCCGCGACAGGACGGAAAGACCCCGTGGAGCTTTACTGTAGCCTGATATTGAATTTTGGTACAGTTTGTACAGGATAGGCGGGAGCCATTGAAACCGGAGCGCTAGCTTCGGTGGAGGCGCTGGTGGGATACCGCCCTGACTGTATTGAAATTCTAACCTACGGGTCTTATCGACCCGGGAGACAGTGTCAGGTGGGCAGTTTGACTGGGGCGGTCGCCTCCTAAAGTGTAACGGAGGCGCCCAAAGGTTCCCTCAGAATGGTTGGAAATCATTCGTAGAGTGCAAAGGCATAAGGGAGCTTGACTGCGAGACCTACAAGTCGAGCAGGGACGAAAGTCGGGCTTAGTGATCCGGTGGTTCCGCATGGAAGGGCCATCGCTCAACGGATAAAAGCTACCCGGGGATAACAGGCTTATCTCCCCCAAGAGTCCACATCGACGGGGAGGTTTGGCACCTCGATGTCGGCTCATCGCATCCTGGGGCTGTAGTCGGTCCCAAGGGTTGGGCTGTTCGCCCATTAAAGCGGTACGCGAGCTGGGTTCAGAACGTCGTGAGACAGTTCGGTCCCTATCCGTCGTGGGCGTAGGAAATTTGAGAGGAGCTGTCCTTAGTACGAGAGGACCGGGATGGACGCACCGCTGGTGTACCAGTTGTTCTGCCAAGGGCATAGCTGGGTAGCTATGTGCGGAAGGGATAAGTGCTGAAAGCATCTAAGCATGAAGCCCCCCTCAAGATGAGATTTCCCATAGCGTAAGCTAGTAAGATCCCTGAAAGATGATCAGGTTGATAGGTTCGAGGTGGAAGCATGGTGACATGTGGAGCTGACGAATACTAATAGATCGAGGACTTAACCATATAATATGTAGCAAATGTTATCTAGTTTTGAAGGAATATGCCTTCATAGTTTGGTGATGATGGCAGAGAGGTCACACCCGTTCCCATACCGAACACGGAAGTTAAGCTCTCTAGCGCCGATGGTAGTTGGGACCTTGTCCCTGTGAGAGTAGGACGTCGCCAAGCTATTTATATCATCGCGGGGTGGAGCAGCACGGTAGCTCGTCGGGCTCATAACCCGAAGGTCGCAGGTTCAAATCCTGTCCCCGCAACCAATGGTCCCGTGGTGTAGTGGTTAACATGCCTGCCTGTCACGCAGGAGATCGCCGGTTCGACCCCGGTCGGGACCGCCATTTTATATAAAGAAAAGAACGAAACAAGTTGTTTCGTATTTTTTTATTTGTTTTAACAAAAAACTAATAAAGACAGTCAAACTATCCTTAGGAAAACTCCTAAGGACTTTTTTATATATTTAAAACCTGTATAATAAAGAGCAGAGAACATTGTGAATAAAGTAGGTGAAGTCTGTGAGTAAATATGAAGTAACAACAAAATCTTCTGAGGAAACACAAAGATTATCAGAAAAACTAGGTGAACTTGTCGGGGCGCAAGATGTAATTATTTTAGAAGGAGATCTTGGAGCTGGAAAGACGACTTTTACAAAAGGACTAGCAAAGGGTCTTGGTGTGAAAAGAGTTGTAAATAGTCCTACCTTCAATATTATTAAAGAATATAAAGGGAGATTGCCGCTATATCATATGGACGTATATCGTTTAGCAGAAAGTGAAGAAGACTTAGGCTTTGATGAGTATTTCTATGGTGAAGGGATTACAGTAGTAGAATGGGCTCATTTAATAGAAGAATATTTACCGAATGAAAAGTTACAAATCAGTTTATTCCATGCTGGAGATGATACAAGGAAAATTGTACTCGAACCAATTGGAAATCGTTATATTAGATTATGTGAGGAGCTATTACAAAATGAAAGTACTAGCAATTGATACTTCAAATTACGTAATGGGTGTATCCCTTATTGAGGAAGGGAACGTGATCGGAGAAATCATTACAAATTTAACAAAAAATCATTCTGTACGTCTTATGCCAGCTGTAGAGAAACTTTTAAAAGAATGTGGTGTAAAACCGAAAGAATTGA
This genomic interval from Bacillus cereus contains the following:
- the tsaE gene encoding tRNA (adenosine(37)-N6)-threonylcarbamoyltransferase complex ATPase subunit type 1 TsaE encodes the protein MSKYEVTTKSSEETQRLSEKLGELVGAQDVIILEGDLGAGKTTFTKGLAKGLGVKRVVNSPTFNIIKEYKGRLPLYHMDVYRLAESEEDLGFDEYFYGEGITVVEWAHLIEEYLPNEKLQISLFHAGDDTRKIVLEPIGNRYIRLCEELLQNESTSN
- a CDS encoding SprT family protein — translated: MDEQEIQRLVEEVSLQYFGMPFLHKAMFNSRLRTTGGRYLLNTHNIELNYRYYEMYGKEDLVGIVKHELCHYHLHITGKGYKHRDRDFRELLKKVEAPRFCKRMINEEKKEPKVYTYECTGCSLQYVRRRQINTQRYVCGKCKGQLKLVVKTS
- a CDS encoding antitoxin EndoAI, giving the protein MSESSVTTEIVVRLPKQMVTELDGIGKQENKNRHELICQATQLLLRQHKTKKRYQHESMRRGYIEMGKINLGIASEAFLAEYEAAHTVERLVSGG
- the ndoA gene encoding type II toxin-antitoxin system endoribonuclease NdoA, with the protein product MIVKRGDVYFADLSPVVGSEQGGVRPVLVIQNDIGNRFSPTVIVAAITAQIQKAKLPTHVEIDAKKYGFERDSVILLEQIRTIDKQRLTDKITHLDEVMMSRVDEALQISLGLIDF
- a CDS encoding Tex family protein — its product is MEMVDNRQGLMKMLVKELGFTEKQVRHVIQLTEEGNTVPFIARYRKEWTGSLDEVQIRAILERWQYMMQLEDRKEEVLRLIGEKGKLTEELRRHIVAATKLQEVEDLYRPYKEKRRTKATIAKEKGLEPLAEWLLLYKKENPAEKAMEFVDGEKEVESAEDALQGAQDIIAELVSDNASYRSWIRNTTFRKGIMSSSVKDKEKDEKNIYEMYYDYEEPLQKVVPHRVLAMNRGEKEDVLRVAVVTPTEEINQFLHKKMIRDEASKSARYVQLAIEDGYKRLIQPSIEREIRKELTETAEEQAIHIFSENLRNLLLQPPMKGKVVLAVDPAYRTGCKLSVVDDTGKVLNIDVIYPHPPVRKYEDAKKKVLSIIDKYEVEMIAIGNGTASRETEEFIVDVLQNVKRDVFYIIVNEAGASVYSASDLAREEFPDLQVEERSAVSIGRRLQDPLAELVKIDPKSVGVGQYQHDVSQKRLNESLTFVVETAVNQVGVNVNTASVALLQYVSGLSKTVAKNIVAKREEDGKFTKRTELKKIPRLGAKTYEQCIGFLRILEGANPLDRTGIHPEQYKNVELLLKSLGLSKNDVGKPNLQKSLEGVDVSKLSQETEIGEPTLVDIIDALISPERDMRDELPKPLLKKGILKLEDLKRGMELEGTVRNVVDFGAFVDIGVKQDGLVHISKLSKQFVKHPLDVVSVGQIVKIWVDDIDTKKGRVALSMLPIE
- the cmpA gene encoding cortex morphogenetic protein CmpA translates to MPTWLKKQMQRAYFEKNRYQIKLLNECWFYYSKIHQSS